TCTCAGGGAAGAAGCCTAGATTATAATAGGCAGACACACGCTCCCAACCACcacaccccccctcacccctccaccccttcctGAAGAATGTCTTCCTTTTTTTGATTTGGCTCAGTCTGTAATCAAGTTGAGCCAACGTGCTACTTATATACTTTCACCTCATTccaaagagaaaaatgaaatcaatTTGTCCTGAAAGCCTTGAATcattttcctttaattaaatgCTAAGATCAGGGTCTCTTTGAAGATGGATCAAAACGAGTCCCTTTTTTGCCAaactttcactcactctttccccaTCTCAGATGCATTTGTGTGCCGCTATTATGTGCCGTTTAAGCTGAACATTGATCGGCCATTTTGAGTAGTAATTGTCCTGGAACGGTGGGACTTCCACTCATCAATGCGCCTCAATCAAACTcaatcagacacagacagaaacgaCAGCGCTGCCACACTGGGCTTTTGTCTGTGCCATAACTCCACCTGTGGTTTTGTCCTCAAAACTCAGCAATCTTGCCAGAAGACGGCCGAACGTGCTGTCAAAGATGGCCGAACATCTGTCTGGCGAACGTGCAGCGGAAGGTCACACGGTCCATTTGGTTCTCGTCGCACTCTTCCTCCCGGTCTGCAGGGAGCTGGTGTGTCTCGTCTCCCCTTAATGGGTTTTCTGTAGGACGGTTGAGATAAACATACGAGGTTTCTGTCACGGTCACATTACACAGGCTTGATAAGATCGAGGGCTATGGCCATGCTCTCTGGACAGGAAGATATTTCTCACTTTAGCGGATTCAGTCCACCGCGTGCTAGCCAGTCACCAGCCTTTAACACTTCTTCAATGTCAAGAAGAATGTCTCGAAAAAAAACCTCCCTGACTAAAAGAAAGCCCtcagtttctttttatttttcataaaggCTTaggtttctcttcctctgtttccaTGGCTATCTCTCCAACGTCTCCATTGAGAGTGCGAAAGGCAAACAACAATTCCCCACGcatcctctgtctcttcatttCTATTATACAATATCACATTCATGCCCCGTCTGTCTAACTGTGGAAGTGTGGCGGCTCGAAGTGTTCCATTTTGAAGTCCATTGTTTCGCATGACTTGAAGATTCTCCCCCATTGCTGTTCAGAGGGAGCCGCTCATACATTTTAATAAGATAGTTGCGTTTTTGACCGTGCCCACAAAGAAAGATATTCCAAGAAAGGAAAATATAAAATTTGTCCTTTCCTGTTCCTCACGTTCCTGGGGAGACGCTCCATAATGCAGAAGTGCCAATGACCTGCCATTTGGGGGTCTAAGAGAGACTAAATATTTCATACGACCAGGAGGGTTTGGCTGTTGGAATTGCCCTCCGCCATACTGTTCTTCCATGTTTATGTATAAAGCAGCGAATCAGGCCGGGAATGCACTGAGTCGAGACCTCATCTCTGAACAGTCAGTGGTCTTGGAGCCGATCTGTCAGGGTTCCTTTTTATATTTTCCCAGCGGAATAAGTTAAATATGCAAACACAGTACaccacataatcacacacactcactcacacacacacacacacacacacacacacacacacacacacacacacacacacacacacacacacacacacacacacacacacacacacacacacacacacactcacacagacacacacacaccacacacacacacactcacacagacacacacacacacacacactcacacacagttacacacacacactcacactcacacagttacacacacacactggcacacacacacgcacactcacacaggtacacacacacacacacacacacacacacacacacccactcacactcacacagttacacacacacacacacacacacccactcacactcacacagttacacacacacactgagttgatagttgtgtgtgtgtgtgctcaggttgGTGAGCACCGGTTCGTGGTGTTGCCGACGGGAGAGGTGTGGTCTCGGCCCGACGGCTCCTACCTCAACAAGCTGCTCATCAGCCGGGCCAAACAGGAGGACTCTGGCGTGTACATCTGCCTCGGGGCCAACACTATGGGATACAGCTACCGCAGCGCCTATCTCACCGTcctgccaggtacacacacacacacacacacactcacactcacactcacactcatatacacacacacacacactctcacacacacacacacacacacacacacacacacacacaggcacacacacagacacacacacacacacacacacacacacacacacacacacacacacacacacacacacacacacacacacacacacacacacaaacacatgtcagACTGCCATTAATGCGTTATGGgtaaacatcacatcacatcactccCATTATTGACCACACCCACGAGTGTTTCTCATTGGTCTGTGctccctctctgactcctcCCCCAGACTCCAGACTGCCCGTCACGCCAGTGCTGGCCCCGCCCCCGACTGCCGTCCCGTGGCCCGTGATCATCGGAGTTCCCGCCGGAATGCTCTTCATCTTTGGCTCCGCCCTCCTCTGGCTCTGTCAGACCAAGAAGCCCCACCCCCCCTCGCCCCCCGCCGCCTGCACCCCCCCCAAACGCCCGCCGCtccgagagcgagagagggagcgggagagggagagagagagggagagagagagggaacgagagagagaaagagagagagagagagagagggagagagagagggaacgctCGGAGAAGGAGGTGCTGAGCTACGAGGACCTCCTGCTGCTTAAGCCCCAGAACCTCTACCCAAAGATCTACAcggacatccacacacacacacactcacacacacacaccgacatccacacacacgcacacctggaGAACAAAGTGcaccaacacatacacttcCAGTGTTAGCCTCACGAACACAGACTTttccacgaacacacacagctttatagacacacgcacttacacacacacaaaaagccacacacgcacacacacacgcatacacatacataataacacacacacgcagacacacacacacgtacacatattCGATAAAGATGGTAcggcaggtatgtgtgtgtccgtgtgtgtagcAGGTATGATGGCCagtgtaatgtttgtgtgtgtgtgtgtgtgtgtgtgtgtgtgtgtgtgtgtgtgtgtgtgtgtgtgtgtgtgtgtgtgtgtgtatcggtggAGAGGCGGTTGCATTCCTGAcaccagctgggctgttggCCCTTCATTCTGGGAGTATACCGCAGGAGGtgctttgaactttgaactttgaactttgaactttgaacatgAACGTGGCCTGCCCAAAGCAcacgccagagggagtaactctcccacagaaaccacttttctccGCTGCTTGAAACGCCTTGTTGGAATTCCACCCCTTTTCCCTTGTTACAAGATGACGCAGTCTCATAACACAATCATTTTTGCCCCCTTTAATCCAATCACATGGGCATGATAGGTCCCCTTTAATCCAATCACATGGGCATGATAGCTCCCCTTTAATCCAATCACATGGGCATGATAGCTCCCCTTTAATCCAATCACATTTCATTCTCTGTGAAGCCTCA
Above is a window of Clupea harengus chromosome 14, Ch_v2.0.2, whole genome shotgun sequence DNA encoding:
- the LOC122133490 gene encoding fibroblast growth factor receptor-like 1, which translates into the protein MAEHLSGERAAEGHTVHLVLVALFLPVCRELVGEHRFVVLPTGEVWSRPDGSYLNKLLISRAKQEDSGVYICLGANTMGYSYRSAYLTVLPDSRLPVTPVLAPPPTAVPWPVIIGVPAGMLFIFGSALLWLCQTKKPHPPSPPAACTPPKRPPLRERERERERERERERERERERERERERERERERERSEKEVLSYEDLLLLKPQNLYPKIYTDIHTHTHSHTHTDIHTHAHLENKVHQHIHFQC